A section of the Methanosarcina mazei S-6 genome encodes:
- a CDS encoding deoxycytidylate deaminase, with translation MTERPSLDEYFLEIAYVVGKRATCLRNNVGAVIVRDKRILSTGYNGAPSGMEHCLDVGCIRELEKIPSGTRHEKCRAVHAEQNAIIQAALHGVSIAGATIYCTHQPCILCAKMIINSNIKRVVYSIPYPDTDSLIFFRSAGVEVEHIPFEIKY, from the coding sequence ATGACAGAAAGACCTTCTCTTGATGAGTATTTTCTTGAAATAGCCTACGTGGTGGGAAAGAGAGCGACCTGCCTCCGGAACAATGTGGGGGCAGTAATTGTACGGGATAAACGTATTCTTTCAACCGGTTATAATGGGGCCCCAAGCGGCATGGAACACTGCCTTGATGTAGGATGTATCCGGGAACTTGAAAAAATCCCCTCAGGCACGCGGCACGAGAAATGCAGGGCAGTACATGCAGAGCAGAACGCCATTATCCAGGCTGCACTCCACGGAGTAAGTATTGCCGGAGCAACTATTTACTGTACGCATCAACCGTGTATCCTGTGTGCTAAAATGATTATAAACTCAAACATCAAAAGGGTAGTATACTCAATACCTTATCCTGACACCGATTCCCTGATTTTCTTCAGGAGCGCAGGCGTGGAAGTGGAACATATTCCTTTTGAGATAAAATATTGA
- a CDS encoding cupin domain-containing protein translates to MPEELKARTLKVEDLIEYQEGSVVSREIIRKDTGTVTVFAFDKGEGLSEHTAPFDAMVQVIDGKAEIIISGNKNVLEGGDMIIMPASEPHALNALERFKMILTMIRS, encoded by the coding sequence ATGCCCGAAGAACTAAAAGCCAGAACACTGAAAGTAGAAGATCTGATCGAGTACCAGGAAGGGTCGGTTGTAAGCAGGGAAATTATCCGTAAAGACACAGGAACTGTGACTGTATTTGCCTTTGACAAAGGGGAAGGATTGAGCGAACATACTGCACCTTTCGATGCCATGGTTCAGGTAATAGACGGGAAGGCAGAGATCATTATTTCCGGGAATAAAAACGTTCTTGAGGGAGGGGACATGATAATAATGCCTGCCAGTGAACCCCATGCTCTCAATGCCCTTGAAAGGTTCAAAATGATTCTGACAATGATTCGCTCGTAA
- a CDS encoding protein translocase subunit SecF, whose amino-acid sequence MATGLTEFLDNFVKSHDNRQLLAFPLAVLALSLVVLLVSFVSSGSPLILGMEFQGGTQISLETTESPAVLENMYSSYPITDVRQAGSRVIMQFGIMDNEQQRQLEEDVMGRYSNVQIQQVGPVYGQELQVQALQALAISFIGMAIIVFLIFRTLIPSAAVILSAFSDIAIAAAFMRVAGIELSLGTLAALLMLIGYSVDSDILLTNRVLKRRGPVEEKISRAMHTGITMTTTTLAALTAMFIVSTFAYLVVPSFTQITLLSQISIVLIAGLFADMMNTWLLNTGILRWYSLKPEFRGRYNR is encoded by the coding sequence ATGGCAACAGGTTTGACCGAATTTTTAGATAATTTCGTGAAAAGTCACGATAATCGCCAGTTGCTGGCATTCCCCCTTGCAGTACTTGCACTTTCTTTAGTAGTACTGCTAGTTTCTTTTGTAAGCAGCGGGTCGCCATTAATCCTGGGAATGGAATTTCAGGGCGGTACCCAGATTTCGTTAGAAACTACCGAATCTCCTGCTGTACTTGAAAATATGTATTCTTCTTATCCTATCACGGATGTCAGGCAGGCCGGAAGCAGAGTTATCATGCAGTTCGGGATTATGGATAACGAACAGCAGCGCCAGCTTGAAGAAGATGTAATGGGCCGTTATTCCAATGTGCAGATCCAGCAGGTTGGACCTGTTTATGGTCAGGAACTTCAGGTGCAGGCTTTACAGGCCCTTGCTATTTCTTTTATAGGGATGGCAATAATTGTGTTTTTGATCTTCAGGACCCTTATCCCTTCTGCTGCGGTTATACTCTCTGCCTTTTCTGATATTGCGATTGCGGCTGCTTTCATGAGGGTTGCAGGGATCGAATTGTCCCTGGGAACACTTGCGGCTCTGCTTATGCTTATCGGTTATTCTGTAGATAGTGACATTCTGCTCACAAATAGAGTACTTAAACGCAGGGGGCCAGTAGAAGAGAAAATTTCCAGGGCTATGCACACAGGTATCACAATGACTACCACAACCCTTGCAGCGCTCACTGCAATGTTCATAGTCTCAACTTTCGCCTACCTGGTCGTTCCCTCATTCACACAGATCACTCTGCTTTCGCAGATTTCAATAGTGTTGATTGCGGGACTTTTTGCAGACATGATGAATACCTGGCTGCTGAATACGGGGATTCTAAGGTGGTATTCTCTGAAACCCGAATTCAGAGGGAGGTATAATAGATGA